A section of the Humulus lupulus chromosome 2, drHumLupu1.1, whole genome shotgun sequence genome encodes:
- the LOC133817671 gene encoding putative cyclin-D6-1: MEFDLENPFTDSQDLNSDSVASLFLTESDHMPSQSYFSSLQAGDLDILVRREVIASISQFSCNFDPLLSYLAVNYLDRFLSCHLMLQPKQWIIKLLAISCVSLAAKMMKKTEFPITDFQGDGGIIFDTRTIGRMETLILGALKWRMRSITPFSFMPLFISLFKLQDPPLTQALKARAVQIIFKAQKDINLLVYNPSVVSASALLSASHELFPLQFPCFQNALSNCSYLNKDNLLHCYNALQAVVLEEYESVSEAISSTVTPVNVLDQIFSSSESGNTNGKSTVTTLRLERDIKRRKISHYCHKQTVHVSQIRQF, translated from the exons CATCTCAGAGTTACTTCTCGAGTCTTCAGGCTGGAGATTTGGACATACTTGTTAGACGAGAAGTTATTGCTTCAATCTCACAG TTCTCCTGTAACTTCGATCCTCTCTTATCATACCTCGCAGTTAATTATCTCGATCGGTTCCTATCTTGCCATTTAATGCTG CAACCAAAGCAATGGATTATAAAGCTGCTTGCAATCTCTTGTGTTTCTTTAGCTGCAAAAATGATGAAGAAAACAGAGTTTCCAATCACTGATTTTCAG GGTGATGGTGGTATCATTTTTGACACAAGAACAATAGGAAGAATGGAGACCCTTATTTTGGGAGCTCTCAAATGGAGAATGCGTTCAATCACTCCCTTCTCTTTTATGCCCCTTTTCATTTCTCTTTTCAAACTTCAAGACCCACCACTAACTCAAGCTCTCAAGGCTAGAGCTGTTCAAATTATCTTCAAAGCTCAAAAAG ATATTAACTTATTGGTTTACAACCCATCAGTAGTCTCTGCATCGGCTCTACTCTCTGCCTCGCACGAGCTTTTCCCTCTGCAATTTCCATGCTTTCAAAATGCACTTTCCAACTGTTCATATTTAAACAAA GACAACTTGCTCCACTGTTACAATGCTTTACAAGCCGTGGTGTTAGAGGAGTACGAGTCAGTGTCCGAGGCAATTTCAAGCACGGTCACGCCGGTCAATGTGCTTGACCAGATTTTTTCAAGCTCAGAGAGTGGAAATACCAATGGAAAATCCACTGTGACCACTCTACGATTAGAGAGAGACATTAAGAGAAGGAAAATCAGTCATTATTGCCACAAGCAAACGGTTCATGTTTCTCAGATTCGCCAGTTCTGA